From Oreochromis niloticus isolate F11D_XX linkage group LG14, O_niloticus_UMD_NMBU, whole genome shotgun sequence, one genomic window encodes:
- the taok1a gene encoding serine/threonine-protein kinase TAO1: protein MPNNSRAGNLKDPEIAELFFKEDPEKLFTDLHEIGHGSFGAVYFARDVQTNDVVAIKKMSYSGKQSSEKWQDIIKEVKFLQRIQHPNTIEYKGCYLREHTAWLVMEYCLGSASDLLEVHKKPLQEVEIAAITHGALQGLAYLHSQNMIHRDIKAGNILLTEPGQVKLADFGSASIACPANSFVGTPYWMAPEVILAMDEGQYDGKVDIWSMGITCIELAERKPPLFNMNAMSALYHIAQNDSPTLQSSEWTDYFRNFVDSCLQKLPQDRPNSEELLKHAFVQRERPESVLIDLINRTKDAVRELDNLQYRKMKKILFQEVHNGPTTQDEEEEPEPSVSRTGTVNSVGSNQSIPSMSISASSQSSSVNSLTDAGDDKSEADIEGDHTVMSNSSVIHVKQGEETCNQDLQTHNQPTERQSPPPHTPRPRRNREHFATIRTASVLTRQIKEHEQDSELREQILGYKRMRRQHQKQLMALENKLKTEMDENRLRLDKELENQRNSFAQEMEKLIKKHQASMEKDAKTFSNDEKKFQQHIQSQQKKELNSFLENQKREYKLRKEQLKEELNENQSTPKKEKQEWLSKQKENFQNYQAEEEANLQRRQRQYLELECRRFKRRILTTRHRIEKDLLREELSKRQTQKDLEHAMLLRHHESMQELEFRQLNNIQKTRAELIRLQHQTELTNQQEYNKRRERELRRKHAMEVRQQPKSLKSKELQIKKQFQDTCKIQTRQYKALRNHLLETTPKSEHKAVLKRLKQEQHRKLAILAEQYDHSINEMLSTQALRLDETQEAQCQALRMQLQQELELLNAYQSKIKMQTDAQHEREKKDLEQRVSLRRALLETKIEEEMQSLQNECSERIQSVLERQAREVEAFDSESMRLGFSNMVLSNISPEAMGNNFPGAQVSWCHQQQQHPSGSSQGAHWGSSSSGAGFSHQGSHHRYHSSPGGASMQHGWGQGIQGGGDSTPWGHPSAGVLGARTSGIQNSPQGMGRTPSGGHSEQGMSRSTSVTSQISNGSHLSYT from the exons ATGCCCAATAACAGTCGGGCGGGGAACCTCAAGGACCCCGAAATTGCTGAACTCTTCTTCAAGGAGGACCCGGAAAAGCTCTTTACGGATCTTCATGAAATTGGACATGGCAGCTTTGGTGCTGTATATTTT GCACGGGACGTGCAGACAAATGATGTGGTGGCCATCAAGAAGATGTCATATAGTGGGAAGCAATCCAGTGAG AAATGGCAAGACATAATCAAAGAAGTGAAATTCCTGCAACGAATACAACACCCAAACACCATAGAGTACAAAGGATGCTACCTACGAGAGCACACTGCATGG CTGGTAATGGAGTATTGCCTTGGCTCTGCTTCCGATTTGTTAGAAG TTCACAAGAAACCTCTGCAGGAAGTTGAAATAGCTGCAATTACACATGGTGCTCTTCAAGGTTTGGCTTATCTTCACTCCCAAAACATGATTCACCG AGATATCAAGGCAGGAAACATCTTGCTGACAGAGCCAGGGCAGGTAAAACTAGCAGATTTTGGCTCTGCTTCCATCGCCTGTCCTGCAAACTCCTTTGTTGGGACTCCATATTG gatGGCCCCAGAAGTAATTTTAGCTATGGATGAAGGTCAATATGACGGAAAGGTGGATATTTGGTCTATGGGTATAACCTGCATTGAATTAG CTGAGAGGAAGCCGCCACTCTTTAACATGAATGCAATGAGTGCCTTATACCATATAGCACAGAATGACAGCCCCACACTGCAGTCTAGTGAATG GACGGATTATTTCCGAAACTTTGTAGATTCTTGCCTTCAGAAATTACCCCAGGATAGGCCAAACTCTGAGGAGCTCCTAAAG CATGCATTTGTCCAGCGTGAACGACCTGAATCGGTTTTAATAGACTTGATAAACCGGACAAAGGATGCAGTACGGGAGCTAGACAATCTGCAGTATCGCAAGATGAAGAAGATCTTGTTTCAGGAAGTCCACAATGGCCCAACAACACAAGATGAAGAGGAG gAGCCAGAACCAAGTGTGAGTAGGACGGGTACAGTGAACAGTGTGGGGAGCAACCAATCCATCCCCAGTATGTCAATCAGTGCCAGTTCGCAGAGCAGCTCTGTTAATAGTTTAACAGATGCAGGTGATGACAAAAGTGAGGCAGACATTGAAGGGGACCACACAGTAATGTCCAACAGCTCTGTCATACATGTCAAACAA GGAGAAGAGACATGTAACCAAGATTTACAGACTCACAACCAGCCAACTGAGCGGCAGTCCCCTCCTCCACACACGCCACGGCCAAGAAGAAACCGTGAACACTTTGCCACAATACGCACAGCTTCAGTG CTCACTCGCCAGATTAAGGAGCATGAGCAAGATTCTGAGTTAAGGGAGCAGATATTAGGCTACAAGCGCATGAGGCGACAGCATCAAAAACAGCTGATGGCTCTGGAAAACAAGCTGAAGACTGAAATGGATGAGAACAGACTCCGTCTGGACAAGGAGCTGGAGAATCAGAGGAATAGCTTTGcccaagagatggagaaactgataAAGAAACACCAGGCGTCCATGGAGAAAGAT GCAAAAACCTTTAGCAATGATGAAAAGAAGTTTCAGCAACACATCCAGAGTCAACAGAAAAAAGAGCTCAACAGTTTTCTTGAAAACCAGAAACGGGAATACAAACTTCGCAAGGAGCAACTTAAAGAG GAATTGAATGAAAACCAGTCAACTCCcaagaaagaaaagcaggagTGGTTGTCAAAACAGAAGGAGAACTTCCAAAACTATCAAGCAGAAGAAGAGGCCAATTTACAgcgcagacagaggcagtatcTGGAACTAGAATGCCGCAGGTTCAAAAGGAGGATTTTGACTACTCGCCACAGAATCGAAAAGGATCTATTGCGAGAG GAGCTAAGCAAGCGTCAAACCCAGAAGGACTTGGAACATGCTATGCTTCTCCGGCACCACGAGTCCATGCAAGAGTTGGAGTTCCGCCAGCTTAACAATATCCAAAAGACGAGGGCTGAGCTGATCCGACTACAGCACCAGACGGAGCTTACCAATCAGCAGGAGTACAACAAGCGAAGGGAGAGAGAACTCAGACGCAAACATGCTATGGAGGTTCGCCAGCAACCCAAGAGTCTCAAG TCCAAAGAGCTACAGATCAAGAAGCAGTTCCAGGACACATGCAAGATCCAGACTAGGCAGTACAAAGCACTGAGGAACCATCTGCTGGAGACGACACCAAAGTCAGAGCACAAAGCTGTCCTTAAACGGCTGAAGCAAGAGCAGCACCGCAAACTTGCCATTTTGGCCGAGCAGTATGACCACTCTATCAATGAAATGCTTTCTACTCAGGCG CTTCGTCTGGACGAGACTCAGGAGGCTCAGTGCCAAGCCCTACGAATGCAGCTACAGCAAGAGCTGGAGCTTCTCAACGCCTACCAGAGCAAGATCAAGATGCAGACAGATGCCCAACATGAGCGTGAAAAGAAAGATCTGGAGCAGAGGGTGTCACTCCGAAGGGCCCTGCTGGAAACAAAG ATTGAGGAAGAGATGCAGTCCTTGCAGAATGAATGCTCAGAGCGAATCCAGAGCGTGCTGGAACGCCAAGCCAGAGAAGTTGAGGCTTTTGACTCTGAGAGTATGCGCCTGGGCTTTAGCAACATGGTGCTATCAAACATCTCTCCAGAGGCCATGGGCAATAACTTTCCCGGGGCTCAAGTAAGTTGGtgtcaccagcagcagcagcacccaTCTGGAAGCTCTCAAGGTGCACACTggggcagcagcagctcaggtgcAGGGTTCAGTCACCAAGGCAGTCACCATCGATATCACTCTAGTCCAGGAGGGGCATCTATGCAGCATGGCTGGGGACAGGGCATACAGGGAGGAGGGGATTCGACACCATGGGGCCACCCATCAGCTGGAGTTCTGGGCGCACGCACTAGTGGTATTCAGAACAGCCCCCAGGGGATGGGAAGGACACCCTCGGGAGGGCACAGTGAGCAGGGAATGAGCAGGAGCACCAGTGTGACCTCTCAAATATCTAACGGGTCCCACCTCTCCTACACATAG
- the gmfg gene encoding glia maturation factor gamma: MSSSLVVCEVDESLKDKLKKFRFRKETSNAAILMKIDMEKQLVILEEEYDDISMDDLRNELPERQPRFIVYSYKYVHDDGRVSYPLCFIFSSPVGCKPEQQMMYAGSKNRLVQTAELTKVFETRNPDDLTEEWLKSHLSFFR, encoded by the exons ATG TCAAGCTCTTTAGTTGTGTGTGAAGTGGATGAAAGTCTGAAAGATAAACTGAAAAAGTTTAGATTTCGAAAAGAGACCAGCAATGCTGCCATACTAA TGAAAATAGACATGGAGAAACAGCTCGTTATTCTTGAGGAGGAATATGAC GACATCTCAATGGATGACTTAAGGAATGAACTTCCAGAGCGGCAGCCCAG ATTCATTGTCTACAGCTACAAATATGTCCATGATGATGGCAGAGTGTCTTACCCGCTGTGTTTCATATTCTCCAGTCCCGTGG ggTGCAAGCCAGAGCAGCAGATGATGTATGCAGGAAGCAAGAATCGACTGGTCCAAACTGCAGAGCTCACAAAG GTGTTTGAAACAAGAAACCCTGACGACTTGACAGAAGAATGGCTGAAGAGCCACCTGTCATTTTTTCGCTGA
- the paf1 gene encoding RNA polymerase II-associated factor 1 homolog isoform X2: MAPTIQTQSQREDGHRPSSHRTVPERSGVVCRVKYCNTLPDIPFDPKFITYPFDQHRFVQYKATSLEKQHKHELLTEPDLGVTIDLINPDTYRIDPNILLDPADEKLLEEDIQAPSSSKRSQQHAKVVPWMRKTEYISTEFNRYGVSNEKVEVKIGVSVKQQFTEEEIYKDRDSQISAIEKTFEDAQKSITQHYSKPRVTPVEVLPVFPDFKMWINPCAQVIFDSDPAPKDMSGPAAVEMMSQAMIRGMMDEEGNQFVAYFLPNEETLRKRKRDCEEGIDYMPDDLYDYKIAREYNWNVKNKASKGYEENYFFIFRDGDGVYYNELETRVRLSKRRAKAGAQSTTNAVLVCKHRDMNEKELEAQEARKAQLENHEPEDEEEDMDMDKETQDSGDEKEKGSGSEAENSGSESERDDEDQEQRGEDDDEDEDRGKRRRKASGSGSESGEERTREMRDEEEIFGSDDDSDDNEPKNSARSSGEEGSDSDDEGGNRRGSRSRSASPAGSDRSSDHSETRAQSGSGSDRGSDSSDASDSE, translated from the exons ATGGCTCCAACGATTCAGACGCAATCTCAACGAGAAGACGGCCACAG GCCATCCTCTCACAGAACCGTCCCAGAGAG GTCTGGAGTTGTCTGCAGAGTGAAATACTGCAACACCTTGCCTGACATACCCTTTGATCCTAAATTCATCACTTATCCATTTGATCAGCACAG GTTTGTACAGTATAAAGCCACTTCTCTTGAGAAGCAGCACAAGCATGAACTCCTGACTGAACCAGACCTCGGGGTCACCATTGATCTTATCAACCCAGACACGTACCGCATAGACCCCAACA ttCTGTTGGATCCCGCTGATGAAAAACTGTTGGAGGAGGACATCCAGGCTCCATCCAGTTCAAAGAG GTCGCAGCAGCATGCCAAAGTTGTCCCATGGATGAGAAAAACCGAATACATTTCCACAGAGTTTAACCGATACGGTGTTTCCAATGAGAAAGTGGAAGTCAA aaTTGGAGTGTCTGTCAAACAACAGTTTACAGAAGAAGAGATCTACAAGGACCGAGACAGTCAGATTTCTGCTATTGAGAAGACGTTTGAGGATGCACAGAAATCT ATTACACAGCATTACAGCAAACCCAGAGTTACTCCTGTGGAGGTACTACCTGTGTTCCCTGACTTTAAG ATGTGGATCAATCCATGTGCTCAAGTCATATTTGACTCTGATCCTGCACCTAAAGACATGTCTGGACCAGCAGCTGTGGAAATGATGTCTCAGGCCATGATCAG AGGTATGATGGATGAGGAAGGAAATCAGTTTGTGGCCTACTTCCTGCCCAATGAGGAAACGCTCCGAAAGCGCAAGAGAGACTGTGAAGAGGGGATTGATTACATGCCTGATGATCT CTATGATTACAAGATAGCGAGGGAGTACAACTGGAACGTTAAGAACAAAGCCAGCAAAGGCTATGAAGAGAACTACTTCTTTATCTTCAGAGATGGAGATGGTGTTTACTACAACGAGCTGGAGACAAG GGTGCGCTTGAGCAAGAGAAGAGCCAAGGCTGGAGCACAGTCTACAACAAACGCTGTGCTGGTGTGTAAGCACAGAGACATGAATGAGAAGGAGCTTGAAGCTCAG GAGGCACGTAAAGCTCAGTTGGAGAACCATGAGCCAGAAGATGAGGAAGAAGATATGGACATGGACAAAGAGACGCAAGATTCTG GTGATGAGAAGGAGAAGGGCAGCGGCAGCGAGGCAGAAAACTCTGGCAGTGAATCTGAGAGAGACGATGAAGACCAGGAACAAAGGGGAGAAGATGACGATGAGGATGAGGACagagggaagaggaggaggaaggcaaGCGGCAGTGGTAGCGAGAGCGGCGAGGAGAGGACCAGAGAAATGCGAGATGAGGAAGAGATCTTTGGCAGTGATGACGACAGCGACGACAATGAGCCAAAGAATTCAGCCAGGAGCAGCGGGGAGGAGGGCAGCGACAGTGACGATGAAGGAGGGAACAGAAGAGGCAGCCGGAGTCGCAGCGCCTCTCCTGCAGGCAGCGACCGCAGCAGCGACCATTCAGAGACTCGGGCTCAGAGCGGAAGTGGAAGTGACAGGGGCTCAGATTCAAGCGACGCCAGCGACAGTGAATAA
- the paf1 gene encoding RNA polymerase II-associated factor 1 homolog isoform X1, with amino-acid sequence MAPTIQTQSQREDGHSRPSSHRTVPERSGVVCRVKYCNTLPDIPFDPKFITYPFDQHRFVQYKATSLEKQHKHELLTEPDLGVTIDLINPDTYRIDPNILLDPADEKLLEEDIQAPSSSKRSQQHAKVVPWMRKTEYISTEFNRYGVSNEKVEVKIGVSVKQQFTEEEIYKDRDSQISAIEKTFEDAQKSITQHYSKPRVTPVEVLPVFPDFKMWINPCAQVIFDSDPAPKDMSGPAAVEMMSQAMIRGMMDEEGNQFVAYFLPNEETLRKRKRDCEEGIDYMPDDLYDYKIAREYNWNVKNKASKGYEENYFFIFRDGDGVYYNELETRVRLSKRRAKAGAQSTTNAVLVCKHRDMNEKELEAQEARKAQLENHEPEDEEEDMDMDKETQDSGDEKEKGSGSEAENSGSESERDDEDQEQRGEDDDEDEDRGKRRRKASGSGSESGEERTREMRDEEEIFGSDDDSDDNEPKNSARSSGEEGSDSDDEGGNRRGSRSRSASPAGSDRSSDHSETRAQSGSGSDRGSDSSDASDSE; translated from the exons ATGGCTCCAACGATTCAGACGCAATCTCAACGAGAAGACGGCCACAG CAGGCCATCCTCTCACAGAACCGTCCCAGAGAG GTCTGGAGTTGTCTGCAGAGTGAAATACTGCAACACCTTGCCTGACATACCCTTTGATCCTAAATTCATCACTTATCCATTTGATCAGCACAG GTTTGTACAGTATAAAGCCACTTCTCTTGAGAAGCAGCACAAGCATGAACTCCTGACTGAACCAGACCTCGGGGTCACCATTGATCTTATCAACCCAGACACGTACCGCATAGACCCCAACA ttCTGTTGGATCCCGCTGATGAAAAACTGTTGGAGGAGGACATCCAGGCTCCATCCAGTTCAAAGAG GTCGCAGCAGCATGCCAAAGTTGTCCCATGGATGAGAAAAACCGAATACATTTCCACAGAGTTTAACCGATACGGTGTTTCCAATGAGAAAGTGGAAGTCAA aaTTGGAGTGTCTGTCAAACAACAGTTTACAGAAGAAGAGATCTACAAGGACCGAGACAGTCAGATTTCTGCTATTGAGAAGACGTTTGAGGATGCACAGAAATCT ATTACACAGCATTACAGCAAACCCAGAGTTACTCCTGTGGAGGTACTACCTGTGTTCCCTGACTTTAAG ATGTGGATCAATCCATGTGCTCAAGTCATATTTGACTCTGATCCTGCACCTAAAGACATGTCTGGACCAGCAGCTGTGGAAATGATGTCTCAGGCCATGATCAG AGGTATGATGGATGAGGAAGGAAATCAGTTTGTGGCCTACTTCCTGCCCAATGAGGAAACGCTCCGAAAGCGCAAGAGAGACTGTGAAGAGGGGATTGATTACATGCCTGATGATCT CTATGATTACAAGATAGCGAGGGAGTACAACTGGAACGTTAAGAACAAAGCCAGCAAAGGCTATGAAGAGAACTACTTCTTTATCTTCAGAGATGGAGATGGTGTTTACTACAACGAGCTGGAGACAAG GGTGCGCTTGAGCAAGAGAAGAGCCAAGGCTGGAGCACAGTCTACAACAAACGCTGTGCTGGTGTGTAAGCACAGAGACATGAATGAGAAGGAGCTTGAAGCTCAG GAGGCACGTAAAGCTCAGTTGGAGAACCATGAGCCAGAAGATGAGGAAGAAGATATGGACATGGACAAAGAGACGCAAGATTCTG GTGATGAGAAGGAGAAGGGCAGCGGCAGCGAGGCAGAAAACTCTGGCAGTGAATCTGAGAGAGACGATGAAGACCAGGAACAAAGGGGAGAAGATGACGATGAGGATGAGGACagagggaagaggaggaggaaggcaaGCGGCAGTGGTAGCGAGAGCGGCGAGGAGAGGACCAGAGAAATGCGAGATGAGGAAGAGATCTTTGGCAGTGATGACGACAGCGACGACAATGAGCCAAAGAATTCAGCCAGGAGCAGCGGGGAGGAGGGCAGCGACAGTGACGATGAAGGAGGGAACAGAAGAGGCAGCCGGAGTCGCAGCGCCTCTCCTGCAGGCAGCGACCGCAGCAGCGACCATTCAGAGACTCGGGCTCAGAGCGGAAGTGGAAGTGACAGGGGCTCAGATTCAAGCGACGCCAGCGACAGTGAATAA